The sequence GCAAGTATAAGGTCCACTTGCGCAAGGACAATCCCTGAAGCAGAGGCAACAAACGAAACAATGTCGCTTTTGCTTAAAACGTGCTGTTTGGGTTCAAGTGGCTTATGGACCCGTGCAAGCGGAGGGTGACCTCGTGCGCGCTCAGAGGTCCGGAGCCTGGAACTCAGCAAATAACATCGTCTTGAGCTAAAATGATATCATTTCAAGCCTAGAGGTCTTGCACGCAGAGGGGTGATCTTGCACGGGCATAGTGGCTCAAGTcctaatgattttaaaatgaCACCATACATCACTAAACGCAAAGTAATATGTTAAAAACGATATGTAGCTGAGGGATAGAGGCTGACCTCACATAAGCATAGGGTCGACTCGCACGAGGTCAACGAGCCCATAAACAAAAAACGCGATTATACAAAGAAGAAAGGCAAAGATATAATGTTGatcaaaataaactaataaatagatagaaaataaataaaagaatatgcaataaacatgaaaaatatgaaaaaaaatgaaataaataataaatttaaatcctCAAGTGGCTACCTTTTGACTtgtgaataaaaagaaatagaagaaaaaatagtTTCCAAAAATCTAGAATAATTGctaaaaggaaggaaaaagtATAAGTACTTCTTTACTttcttctatatttttttggacttttcataataaattctcctatttaattttttaaaataaataaatcccCACTAACCAACTAATCCTTAACTTAATCATTAGGAGAAGATATTTATAGAAAGACTTTTGTGTCTTTGAAAATGTGGTTGGAGGAGTGTTTTTCTGCCCAAAACCCTCCAATGAACGGTTGACACGTCATTAAAAGATGGCTTATGCACAGCTTGGACATGCACGAGGTCAGAGCGTATCTTGTTCGAGGCTAAGGTGGGCCCATGCTTCCAAGATTACACTCTGTCTGGGCAGGATCCAGATGGACTCGCGCAAGATCATCGTATGCTCGCGCAAGGTCACCTTGGACCTGGGCTCGTTCAGCTTTTGGACCAAGGATCTTTTTGACTctctgttctttttctttttattgattctttAAGTGATCTTTCTTGGATTCTAGAAACCAAAATGCCTTtcttatttcaattttgaGTCATTTTTCCTGGGTTCTAGGAACCAAAATGCCCTTTCTTATTTCGACTTTTAGTCATTTGAACCTTCTTATTACTGATCTTTATATAACTCCAAGTTTCGAATTTCAATTATAACACATGGTTAAAAGTGATTATTTTCCATTTCTGAAACATGAAAACGGACCTATTGAGTTACATTTTCTGGTGATTTGGGTGACAAAAGTCAGGTAAACTACCAGTTTGCAAGCAAGCTTGTTCTGTAATTTGTACATTAGATCATGAATGTGAGACTCTGTATGCAGGTAGGAATATTGGTTTAGCGGCAGATAAGAACATGTTACGTGTGGTTCTTGGTGGAATTCCGTATGATATCTCGTAATAACATATATTGTTTTGTAATAGAACAACTTttatataacaaaaagaaaaaccaatgCAACTGATTAAATTACAGCAGAGGGCAAGCACTCTGCCCAGTCACGGCTGTTCTAGGGGAGAGAGCTTGGCGTCGAAAATATCTGAGAGACTGGTAAGTGGTAACTCACCACCTTCATCAGTCTCCGCTTGCTTTTGAGATCTACATCTAATGGGTATATGCAAAAGCCTATCTATTACGTATTTAGCCACCATTTTctgagaatttttctttctggaTTTTGGGGttcaatcttttcttttcccaaGATAATGACCTATTTTTCCgttttttagattttcatgCACTTGAATGCTTGAATTGATCAAAGGAAGAAGTTGTCCAATTTCTCCATTGAATGTATTGCCATACCAGTTACTCCCTAAATACTCGagtcatattttcagtttgcATACAGGTGCAATAATAAGTGGCATGTTTTTAGTCAAAACAAGTGAACGAATCTCTCTCTCATAACTAACAGATTTTCCGACTTCATAGACATTGCAGAATTTTCAGATGTTTAGAATCAAGTAAGTACCAAGAAGCTGGTTTCCTTTTATTCtctcccccccccccccccccccccaacTTCTCCTGAGTGATTCTGTTGGACGGGAACTCGAGAAGTTGTATCAGCAAAAGGGAAGAAGGTCTTTTGCATCTTTTGACGGTCAAAcaaatttggagttacaagaAGGATTTTGAGCATTAGCTAGCACCTTATAATCATTTGCTTCAACATACCATTTCGCATGCATTCCCAAAACTCACTgccttaacaaaaataacaaaCTGAGAGGAGCAATAGGCATCGGTGATTGAAACCATAATGCATGGAAAATGAAACCTAGCTACAACAAACAAGGGGGACACACCAACATTTATCCAGAGAAAATTAACAGGCAGCAATCAGCAAAATTAATGTACCTTTACAGAGATATGTACAAAAGTTTGTTATCAGATGACTGCAGAGGTGTTAGCAGTCTGGGGTTCAATGCTCCTGGCAATGCCAGGACCACGGTCACACTCATGGTTATGAAAACCAGGTCCATATCGGGGATTGAACATCCCAGCATGAAGGAGTAACAGATACAACAACTGGCTGAGGAATGATACCGTGATCAGTGCTTCCAATGTTTTCTGCAAATCACCAGTTATCAAAGGCACAGGAAAATATTAGGATGACATTCAATAAGGCCAATCTAATTTGTAAGTTCTTACCAGGCGTTTTCCTCTATGCCCTCCTAATATGATTTGCTGGCACACAAGTCTGTAATGGAAACACCAACCAGATTAGAtggaaaaatgaaagaattcTTTGCATGTGAAAAAACTGCCAGAAAATAAGAGAGTGAATACAAAAGAAACTCCGCATGATTCAAATCTAAGACCCAATAACAACTTCGTTTACATGAGTGGAAAACAATGTTGAAAGAGGCATGTCGCCTTGTAGTCGAGCAGCAGCATGAATCAGAGCATGTGCTGTGAAACCTTAAGTCTGACTATATGCAACTGCAGGCAATGTTAAGACACagaatgataaatttaaaaaaaatatattgcaaaaaagaaataattctCAGTCTAGCAACTATATTTTAGTAGTTAAGACCTAAGATCTGTGAGTTGACATCTTGAGCTTTGATCATTGAGTTGAACCCTATTGAACAATCCTGCTTTCCAAATTCAGAATTAGCATAATCAACCTTTTCTTGATTTCAGCACTCTTTAGTTTCTTGTGGATTCACTGCAACTAATCTTTGTGAATCATTAAGCTCTTGTTCCGAATTCATATCAGATTGATCCTAAAATAAGAACATAGTGCTTAGAAGTAATTCATATCAATGTCGTGCATAAAAAGTAGTTACAAGATAGCAACAATTCACTGCAGTACACGCCATTCCTTGTCAAGGTCAATTTCAAGGTCAtatgaggaaaaaaaaaaaaacatcttGAAGCAATAACAGGAATGGCAAAAGCATTTATATGTGTTCAAAATAGCAGCTGCTAGAGATGAGTGGTGTGAGCTAAACACATATACCCAAAAGCAAGAGCAGCAATAGCCCAAGAATTTATAGCTAAAGAAGTAGCAGAGGCCAAACTATCACTCCTCCAAGAACGAAAGTGCAGAATCCCAATTAGCACAGAGCTAGCACCAATCACCCCAGCTATCAAAGCATATACCAACATAAAGCTTGTTGATGGATTCCCACCTAAATCTGTTGAAAGTTTTACAAAATCGAGAAAcccaaaacaaaaacaattaaaacagGAACACCCACTAATTCAATTAGCAGAGAGATTGTGTGTGGAAGAAATTACGTGGGTGATCCTGTTGACCATCGATGTATTTATCAAGAGACCAACCAGCAAGACCAAGAACAATAAGATGAACAATTAAATTCACTGCTAAAAGAGGACCTATTAAGTCTCTTTGAACTCTCCCTGGTGCCATTTTATTACATGCAGAATAAATAAACTCCAGTTACAACAGAACGAGAAAAGGTTCACGGTTCCGTTCAAAAACActagaaaaatgaataaatggAAGTGGGTTGCTGTAGCTTGCTGATGATTAAGGAGTTTGAGCCAATATGCTTTGGATTTTCACGACAGAAACCGCCATTCTGTAGTTTTCCGTGCagccttttcattttttccgTGCAgccttttcattttattaattaattttacaatgGCCTCTAAAAGGCCGTTAGTGAACACGTGTAGTACATGCAGAGTCTACATGTCATTTGCAATCCAAGTCCTGGTGGAGTTGATCCTTATATTGATAGGACATGCAAGTTCCAGAGATCTTGAAGACACCATAAGATtgaaataatcataaaaatacaaagaacATAAGATCGGATCTTCACTAAATTACCTGTTTATACTCTACCATTTTAATGATTTTCCAACTTGAACTCACTACTAAATTAGTGTGCATATATGTTTTTCTGTTGCACATGCTAATTGTGTTACAACACCTTGTCATATAAACGAAATACGTGGAAACAGGGTACTCTTGCAGTTGACCTTGGGACTGTTAGCTCAagcttaatatttaaaaacacaGCACATAGCCAGTAGCCCAGTACCCAGCTCACAAGAATGTTCAGCATTTACTCATTACATCATGGCCATTTCACATGCTTCCCTCTTATTGATGCAAGCATGCTGAGAAATCACCACTTTGTAATCTTACAGTTTATAGTCTTTGATCAGATCAGGTTCAAGATAATGAAGTTGGAAATGAGATGCATCAACACAGCTTCAAAATTGAGGGATAACAGAaggatataattatattatgtgtATACAAATA comes from Ricinus communis isolate WT05 ecotype wild-type chromosome 5, ASM1957865v1, whole genome shotgun sequence and encodes:
- the LOC8261196 gene encoding membrane protein PM19L, whose amino-acid sequence is MAPGRVQRDLIGPLLAVNLIVHLIVLGLAGWSLDKYIDGQQDHPHLGGNPSTSFMLVYALIAGVIGASSVLIGILHFRSWRSDSLASATSLAINSWAIAALAFGLVCQQIILGGHRGKRLKTLEALITVSFLSQLLYLLLLHAGMFNPRYGPGFHNHECDRGPGIARSIEPQTANTSAVI